In the Quadrisphaera sp. RL12-1S genome, one interval contains:
- a CDS encoding putative quinol monooxygenase, with product MITSVLPLSARPGSEQAVDDLYAHLGVLDRSRAFPGCRGAVLLRTVEGSLAAGSATHVVIAEWDDEAAYAAWVADPWRNEVGAALAPLLDGDAAPRSGAVLGPVR from the coding sequence GTGATCACCAGCGTGCTCCCCCTCAGCGCCCGCCCCGGCAGCGAGCAGGCCGTCGACGACCTGTACGCCCACCTCGGCGTCCTCGACCGCTCCCGCGCCTTCCCCGGCTGCCGCGGCGCCGTGCTGCTGCGCACGGTCGAGGGGTCTCTGGCCGCGGGCAGCGCCACGCACGTCGTCATCGCCGAGTGGGACGACGAGGCGGCCTACGCCGCCTGGGTCGCCGACCCGTGGCGCAACGAGGTGGGCGCCGCCCTGGCCCCCCTGCTCGACGGGGACGCGGCGCCCCGATCCGGGGCCGTGCTCGGCCCCGTCCGCTGA
- a CDS encoding ABC transporter permease, which translates to MSTSTTAASTSAPSARPRPRPGVRVRDYGILVALVVIVVALSLSTDTFLTAQNLVNLLDQASVVGLLAIGATICILSGVFDLTASAALAVSAIVGVTASQQVGVVGGFVAAVVTGALLGLLTGTVVVKSRVNSFIGTLATSIIYRGMAVVITAGAIAYPVASQAEQFGMLTWPSLFGLTSATVMFVVVAVAASLLVSSTTFGRRLYAVGGNAEAARLSGIRTDRVHIAAYTISGVCAALAGLILASRAGSAQSSMATGYDLNAIAAAVIGGTSILGGEGAVWRGVVGALLLTLIGNGFNLLGWDTTYLQVTTGGLILVAVTVDGVLRRRAR; encoded by the coding sequence ATGAGCACCAGCACCACGGCCGCGTCGACGAGCGCGCCCAGCGCCCGTCCCCGTCCGCGCCCCGGGGTCAGGGTGCGCGACTACGGCATCCTCGTGGCGCTCGTCGTCATCGTCGTCGCCCTGTCCCTGAGCACCGACACGTTCCTCACCGCGCAGAACCTCGTGAACCTGCTCGACCAGGCCTCCGTGGTCGGGCTGCTGGCGATCGGCGCCACCATCTGCATCCTCAGCGGCGTCTTCGACCTCACCGCCAGCGCCGCGCTCGCCGTCTCCGCGATCGTCGGGGTGACCGCCAGCCAGCAGGTCGGCGTGGTGGGGGGCTTCGTCGCCGCCGTCGTCACCGGAGCGCTGCTCGGGCTGCTGACCGGCACCGTGGTGGTCAAGTCGCGCGTGAACTCGTTCATCGGCACGCTCGCCACGTCGATCATCTACCGCGGCATGGCGGTGGTCATCACCGCCGGCGCCATCGCCTACCCGGTCGCCAGCCAGGCCGAGCAGTTCGGCATGCTCACCTGGCCGTCGCTGTTCGGGCTCACCTCGGCCACCGTGATGTTCGTCGTCGTGGCCGTCGCGGCGTCGCTGCTGGTCTCCTCGACCACCTTCGGGCGGCGCCTGTACGCGGTCGGCGGCAACGCCGAGGCGGCGCGCCTGTCCGGGATCCGCACCGACCGCGTCCACATCGCCGCGTACACCATCAGCGGTGTCTGCGCGGCGCTCGCCGGGCTCATCCTGGCCTCCCGCGCCGGCTCCGCGCAGTCGAGCATGGCCACCGGGTACGACCTCAACGCCATCGCCGCGGCCGTCATCGGTGGCACGAGCATCCTCGGCGGCGAGGGCGCGGTCTGGCGCGGCGTGGTCGGTGCGCTGCTGCTGACCCTCATCGGGAACGGCTTCAACCTCCTCGGGTGGGACACCACGTACCTGCAGGTCACCACCGGCGGGCTGATCCTGGTCGCCGTCACCGTCGACGGGGTGCTGCGCCGCCGCGCCCGGTAG
- a CDS encoding sugar ABC transporter ATP-binding protein has protein sequence MTGPAAPRATPRAAPHIRVRGVGKSYGGVSVLRGIDLDIAPGEVHALVGENGAGKSTLLKVLGGAVRADAGEVSFDGVVTTMTSPRDAIAQGVSLITQEGALVPAMTVLDNVVLGRWRARAGWVARRADRAAFDELLARTGFDLDATARVKDLSTGAQQQVEVLRALARGARVIAFDEPTAVLTEHEKAGLLQLMRDLAAGGTTVLLVSHFLEEVLAVADRLTVLRDGDLVHSGDAAEQTPASLVRHMVGRQVDVLYPAPPPVPDGAPVLLEAVGLSRTTGARPVHDVDLRVRAGEVLGVAGLVGSGRSELLHLLFGSDTATSGTVSVDGTVITRPSPRAAMAAGVALVPESRKEQGLVLVRSIAENTALASLAARARAGFVRRRPERSAVERVSRSTDVRAADPTAAVGALSGGNQQKVLFAKWLLREPRVLLVDEPTRGVDVAAKTQLHHLVVDLARQGRAVVVVSSEVEEVLALSHRVLVLRHGRVVGEFGRDAPREAVVALAFGDDEPTDQSTDQPADPSAERTSA, from the coding sequence GTGACAGGACCAGCAGCGCCGCGGGCCACCCCGCGGGCCGCACCCCACATCCGCGTGCGCGGTGTCGGCAAGAGCTACGGCGGCGTCTCGGTGCTGCGCGGCATCGACCTCGACATCGCCCCCGGGGAGGTGCACGCCCTCGTCGGGGAGAACGGCGCCGGCAAGTCGACGCTGCTCAAGGTGCTGGGCGGCGCCGTGCGCGCCGACGCCGGGGAGGTGAGCTTCGACGGGGTGGTCACCACCATGACCAGCCCCCGCGACGCCATCGCCCAGGGAGTCAGCCTCATCACCCAGGAGGGCGCCCTGGTGCCCGCCATGACGGTGCTCGACAACGTGGTGCTGGGCCGCTGGCGCGCCCGCGCGGGATGGGTCGCGCGCCGCGCGGACCGCGCCGCCTTCGACGAGCTGCTGGCCCGCACCGGCTTCGACCTCGACGCCACCGCCCGGGTCAAGGACCTCTCCACGGGGGCGCAGCAGCAGGTCGAGGTGCTGCGCGCCCTGGCCCGCGGCGCTCGCGTCATCGCCTTCGACGAGCCGACCGCCGTGCTCACCGAGCACGAGAAGGCCGGTCTGCTCCAGCTCATGCGCGACCTCGCCGCCGGCGGGACCACGGTCCTCCTGGTCAGCCACTTCCTGGAGGAGGTGCTCGCCGTGGCGGACCGCCTCACCGTGCTGCGCGACGGGGACCTGGTGCACTCCGGCGACGCCGCCGAGCAGACCCCCGCGTCGCTGGTGCGGCACATGGTGGGGCGGCAGGTGGACGTCCTCTACCCCGCACCGCCCCCGGTGCCCGACGGCGCCCCCGTGCTCCTCGAGGCGGTCGGGCTCTCGCGCACCACCGGCGCTCGGCCGGTGCACGACGTCGACCTGCGCGTGCGCGCCGGTGAGGTGCTCGGCGTGGCGGGGCTCGTCGGGTCGGGTCGCAGCGAGCTGCTGCACCTGCTCTTCGGCTCCGACACCGCCACCTCGGGCACTGTGAGCGTCGACGGCACCGTCATCACCCGGCCCTCCCCGCGGGCGGCGATGGCCGCCGGCGTCGCCCTGGTCCCCGAGTCGCGCAAGGAGCAGGGCCTGGTGCTGGTCCGCTCCATCGCGGAGAACACCGCGCTGGCCTCCCTGGCCGCCCGAGCGCGGGCCGGGTTCGTGAGGAGGCGACCCGAGCGGTCGGCGGTCGAGCGCGTCAGCCGGAGCACCGACGTGCGCGCCGCTGACCCCACCGCCGCGGTCGGGGCCCTCTCGGGGGGCAACCAGCAGAAGGTCCTCTTCGCCAAGTGGCTGCTGCGCGAGCCGCGCGTGCTGCTGGTGGACGAGCCGACGCGCGGCGTCGACGTGGCCGCCAAGACCCAGCTGCACCACCTCGTCGTCGACCTCGCCCGCCAGGGCCGTGCCGTCGTCGTCGTGTCCAGCGAGGTCGAGGAGGTCCTCGCGCTGTCGCACCGCGTGCTCGTGCTCCGCCACGGCCGCGTGGTGGGGGAGTTCGGCCGCGACGCGCCGCGCGAGGCCGTGGTGGCGCTCGCCTTCGGCGACGACGAGCCCACCGACCAGTCCACCGACCAGCCCGCCGACCCGTCCGCCGAGAGGACCTCCGCATGA
- a CDS encoding hydantoinase B/oxoprolinase family protein, with amino-acid sequence MSTTDAITTEVIRHGLLASAEEMARNLCRTAYNTVVYEIHDYGIGLHDAAGDVVADAPGIAVFTRGNDHGIKRAVEFLGADAMRPGDVFILNYPYWSSAHTLDPLVFAPVHADDEDGVQQLVGFASCRIHVLDLKQKDPGYVLDSTDASQEGIFFPATRLYVEGRQNDDVFNIIRFNSRMPERTIGDIQAQVSACVTGRRRVQELVAKYGMGTVQGAMRAINEHGEKLARLALAGLPKGTWTAHDFVDNDGVDLDRLIRMNCTVTITDDEFVIDWTGSETGVRGPINLPVGQTEAFCSLVFKAMTTPDTPVVAGNFAPLRVVTEPGSVMHAVHPMPTFTLWTALIGGEVVLKALAQGMPDRVPASSGGDVCSMMGLGTHPRTGEAWLEATNEAVGFGGHAGGDGEDGIMHLSEPGCRNNPVEVLETKSSMVIDSYGYRPDTGGAGQHRGGVGVARSYRFTGPSTGICLVYKTRTQPWPVLGGQPGANNQVFLNPGTDREVVQGGSYNHLEAGDVLVNATGGGGGYGDPLLRDPAAVGRDVRNEFVSVGAALRDYGVVVSADGTVDEAATRDARAERASRVLA; translated from the coding sequence ATGAGCACGACAGACGCGATCACCACCGAGGTCATCCGCCACGGGTTGCTGGCCAGCGCTGAGGAGATGGCGCGCAACCTGTGCCGCACCGCGTACAACACGGTGGTCTACGAGATCCACGACTACGGGATCGGGCTGCACGACGCCGCCGGCGACGTCGTGGCCGACGCCCCCGGCATCGCCGTGTTCACCCGCGGCAACGACCACGGCATCAAGCGCGCGGTGGAGTTCCTCGGCGCCGACGCCATGAGGCCGGGTGACGTCTTCATCCTCAACTACCCCTACTGGTCGAGCGCGCACACGCTGGACCCGCTGGTCTTCGCCCCGGTCCACGCCGACGACGAGGACGGCGTCCAGCAGCTGGTGGGCTTCGCCTCCTGCCGCATCCACGTGCTGGACCTCAAGCAGAAGGACCCGGGCTACGTGCTCGACTCCACCGACGCCTCCCAGGAGGGGATCTTCTTCCCCGCCACGCGGCTGTACGTGGAGGGCCGCCAGAACGACGACGTCTTCAACATCATCCGCTTCAACTCCCGGATGCCCGAGCGCACGATCGGCGACATCCAGGCGCAGGTCTCGGCCTGCGTGACCGGACGGCGGCGGGTGCAGGAGCTGGTCGCGAAGTACGGGATGGGGACCGTGCAGGGGGCCATGCGGGCCATCAACGAGCACGGCGAGAAGCTGGCCCGGCTGGCGCTGGCGGGGCTGCCGAAGGGCACCTGGACCGCTCACGACTTCGTCGACAACGACGGCGTCGACCTCGACCGCCTCATCAGGATGAACTGCACGGTGACCATCACCGACGACGAGTTCGTCATCGACTGGACCGGCTCGGAGACCGGGGTCCGCGGCCCCATCAACCTGCCCGTGGGACAGACCGAGGCGTTCTGCTCGCTGGTCTTCAAGGCCATGACGACGCCGGACACGCCCGTGGTGGCGGGCAACTTCGCGCCGCTGCGGGTCGTCACCGAGCCGGGCTCGGTGATGCACGCGGTGCACCCGATGCCCACGTTCACGCTCTGGACGGCGCTCATCGGCGGGGAGGTGGTGCTCAAGGCCCTCGCCCAGGGCATGCCCGACCGGGTGCCGGCCTCCTCCGGCGGTGACGTCTGCTCGATGATGGGCCTGGGCACGCACCCCCGCACCGGGGAGGCCTGGCTGGAGGCGACCAACGAGGCCGTCGGCTTCGGCGGGCACGCCGGCGGCGACGGCGAGGACGGGATCATGCACCTGTCCGAGCCCGGGTGCCGCAACAACCCCGTCGAGGTGCTGGAGACCAAGTCGTCCATGGTCATCGACTCCTACGGCTACCGGCCGGACACCGGTGGCGCGGGGCAGCACCGCGGCGGCGTCGGCGTCGCCCGCAGCTACCGCTTCACCGGGCCCTCCACCGGCATCTGCCTGGTCTACAAGACCCGCACCCAGCCGTGGCCGGTGCTCGGGGGCCAGCCCGGCGCCAACAACCAGGTCTTCCTCAACCCGGGCACCGACCGCGAGGTCGTGCAGGGCGGCTCGTACAACCACCTGGAGGCCGGTGACGTGCTCGTCAACGCCACCGGGGGTGGCGGCGGCTACGGCG
- a CDS encoding sugar ABC transporter substrate-binding protein produces the protein MKRSTRAVAALFGAAALALASACSNPNAGAGGTATSAASTAAAADQQLRVGFFGFAKANSFAQAAWAGVQEAAQAGNATAEFVDSNFDGATQVQQLTDAVTSKRFDVVVIQANDGTAITQPVKQALAAGITVVVEFTPIGGRFDTVEPQVDGVISIVDAPTANGEGLAKMGLDACKQLGKQLDQQSCQVAYLQGFDNYPLDAARTKAAQDALKAGGANLVASPIGGYTPDSGRTAMQNVLQANPGVNVVIGSSQAVEGASALTAGRTDVLYVGNGGSTQAYAGVMDGSWYGTYVIPEKTDGKTATELGLKKHRGEQVATATDSATLTPFKALGTKETLAGLTAEYSD, from the coding sequence GTGAAGCGCTCCACCCGTGCCGTCGCCGCCCTGTTCGGCGCCGCCGCCCTCGCCCTCGCCAGCGCCTGCAGCAACCCCAACGCCGGCGCCGGCGGCACCGCCACCAGCGCCGCGAGCACCGCCGCGGCCGCCGACCAGCAGCTGCGCGTGGGCTTCTTCGGCTTCGCCAAGGCCAACTCCTTCGCCCAGGCCGCCTGGGCCGGCGTCCAGGAGGCGGCCCAGGCGGGCAACGCCACCGCGGAGTTCGTCGACTCCAACTTCGACGGCGCCACCCAGGTGCAGCAGCTCACCGACGCCGTCACCAGCAAGCGCTTCGACGTGGTGGTCATCCAGGCCAACGACGGCACCGCCATCACCCAGCCGGTCAAGCAGGCGCTGGCCGCCGGCATCACCGTGGTGGTGGAGTTCACGCCCATCGGGGGGCGCTTCGACACCGTCGAGCCGCAGGTCGACGGCGTCATCTCCATCGTCGACGCCCCCACCGCCAACGGGGAGGGCCTCGCGAAGATGGGCCTGGACGCCTGCAAGCAGCTGGGCAAGCAGCTCGACCAGCAGTCCTGCCAGGTGGCCTACCTCCAGGGCTTCGACAACTACCCCCTCGACGCCGCCCGCACCAAGGCCGCCCAGGACGCGCTCAAGGCCGGGGGCGCGAACCTGGTCGCCAGCCCGATCGGCGGCTACACGCCCGACTCGGGCCGCACCGCCATGCAGAACGTCCTGCAGGCCAACCCGGGCGTCAACGTGGTCATCGGGTCCTCGCAGGCCGTGGAAGGCGCCTCGGCGCTCACCGCGGGCCGCACCGACGTCCTCTACGTCGGCAACGGTGGCTCCACCCAGGCCTACGCCGGCGTCATGGACGGCTCCTGGTACGGCACGTACGTCATCCCGGAGAAGACGGACGGCAAGACGGCCACCGAGCTGGGCCTGAAGAAGCACCGCGGCGAGCAGGTGGCGACGGCCACGGACTCGGCGACGCTCACGCCCTTCAAGGCGCTCGGCACCAAGGAGACCCTGGCCGGCCTCACCGCCGAGTACAGCGACTGA
- a CDS encoding hydantoinase/oxoprolinase family protein, with the protein MSTSEQTSEHPGRTARVAIDVGGTFTDVVELLPGTGALRFEKVPTTPDAPTRGVMAGFAATSGEVSAVRTFTHGTTLGLNALLTRTGARTAVVGTRGFRDVYLLGRTDRRVNFDITYRKPAALLERYDTFEVTERSWHDGSVVTPFDRDDAARVARTVAERGYDAVAVCFLHSYANPDHELAMREVLAELAPGVTVTLSHELSREYREFERTSTAVLDAYVKPVVRRYLGALEGELEDAGFGGRFLMTRSGGGAMSATAAREQPVSLILSGPAGGVVGAVALAEALGMPDLITIDMGGTSLDASLVLDGEPVLHQGAEFEGMPINTPSLYIHTIGAGGGSLGWLDAAGALQVGPASAGAVPGPASYGRGGDRPTFTDAALAIGYLGTEAPLGGTLRLDAELARKALQPLAQELGLSVPALARGMVAISTTKIMGAVRAITVEVGRDPKDFAMLSFGGGGGLVAVDVAVELGIPTVVVPPGQGAFCAFGMLLADVQHDASRTVVVALADLDPAEADGQWRAMEDDARAALAEEGFEGPSVVLARSLDVRYAGQEHSVTLAVGEGALDPARVAADFAALHERQYGHTMTDPVEVTTLRLRATGVVDKPELPRLRTRTAADGPLQRDGVRPVHVSDADPAVPYALYTREAMLAGDEVAGPAVVTEHTATTVLHASDVLRVGSLGELVITVGQR; encoded by the coding sequence GTGAGCACGAGCGAGCAGACCAGCGAGCACCCCGGCAGGACCGCGCGCGTCGCCATCGACGTGGGCGGGACCTTCACCGACGTCGTCGAGCTGCTGCCCGGGACCGGAGCCCTGCGCTTCGAGAAGGTCCCGACCACCCCCGACGCCCCCACGCGCGGCGTCATGGCCGGCTTCGCGGCCACCAGCGGGGAGGTGTCCGCGGTGAGGACCTTCACGCACGGCACCACGCTCGGGCTGAACGCCCTGCTGACCCGCACCGGAGCGCGCACCGCCGTGGTGGGCACGCGCGGCTTCCGGGACGTGTACCTCCTGGGCCGCACCGACCGGCGCGTGAACTTCGACATCACCTACCGCAAGCCGGCGGCGCTCCTGGAGCGCTACGACACCTTCGAGGTCACCGAGCGCTCCTGGCACGACGGGTCGGTGGTGACGCCCTTCGACCGCGACGACGCCGCCCGCGTGGCGCGCACCGTCGCCGAGCGCGGCTACGACGCGGTGGCCGTGTGCTTCCTGCACTCCTACGCCAACCCCGACCACGAGCTGGCCATGCGCGAGGTGCTGGCCGAGCTGGCGCCGGGGGTGACGGTGACGCTCTCGCACGAGCTGAGCCGGGAGTACCGCGAGTTCGAGCGCACCAGCACGGCCGTGCTGGACGCGTACGTCAAGCCCGTGGTGCGCCGCTACCTCGGTGCGCTGGAGGGGGAGCTGGAGGACGCCGGCTTCGGCGGGCGCTTCCTCATGACCCGCTCCGGCGGCGGCGCGATGAGCGCCACCGCGGCCCGCGAGCAGCCGGTCAGCCTCATCCTGTCCGGTCCGGCCGGCGGCGTGGTGGGGGCGGTGGCCCTGGCGGAGGCGCTGGGGATGCCCGACCTCATCACCATCGACATGGGCGGCACGTCGCTGGACGCCTCCCTCGTGCTCGACGGCGAGCCGGTGCTGCACCAGGGCGCGGAGTTCGAGGGCATGCCCATCAACACCCCGTCGCTGTACATCCACACCATCGGCGCCGGCGGCGGGTCCCTGGGCTGGCTCGACGCCGCCGGGGCCCTGCAGGTCGGGCCCGCCAGCGCCGGTGCGGTGCCGGGGCCGGCGTCCTACGGCCGCGGCGGTGACCGCCCGACCTTCACCGACGCGGCGCTGGCCATCGGCTACCTGGGCACCGAGGCGCCGCTGGGCGGCACGCTGCGGCTGGACGCCGAGCTCGCGCGGAAGGCCCTGCAGCCGCTGGCCCAGGAGCTGGGGCTGTCGGTGCCGGCGCTGGCGCGCGGCATGGTGGCCATCTCCACCACGAAGATCATGGGCGCGGTGCGGGCCATCACCGTGGAGGTGGGCCGCGACCCCAAGGACTTCGCGATGCTGTCCTTCGGCGGGGGCGGCGGCCTCGTGGCCGTCGACGTCGCCGTCGAGCTGGGCATCCCCACCGTGGTGGTGCCGCCGGGGCAGGGCGCGTTCTGCGCGTTCGGGATGCTCCTGGCCGACGTCCAGCACGACGCCTCGCGCACCGTGGTGGTGGCCCTGGCCGACCTGGACCCGGCCGAGGCCGACGGGCAGTGGCGCGCCATGGAGGACGACGCGCGCGCGGCGCTCGCCGAGGAGGGCTTCGAGGGCCCCTCGGTGGTGCTGGCGCGCAGCCTGGACGTGCGCTACGCCGGGCAGGAGCACTCGGTGACGCTCGCCGTCGGGGAGGGCGCCCTCGACCCCGCCCGCGTGGCGGCGGACTTCGCGGCGCTGCACGAGCGCCAGTACGGCCACACCATGACCGACCCGGTCGAGGTGACGACGCTGCGGCTGCGGGCCACCGGCGTGGTCGACAAGCCGGAGCTGCCGCGGCTGCGGACGCGGACCGCGGCCGACGGGCCGCTGCAGCGCGACGGCGTGCGCCCGGTGCACGTCAGCGACGCGGATCCGGCCGTGCCCTACGCGCTGTACACCCGCGAGGCGATGCTCGCCGGGGACGAGGTCGCCGGTCCCGCCGTCGTCACCGAGCACACCGCCACCACCGTGCTGCACGCCTCGGACGTGCTGCGCGTCGGCTCGCTGGGCGAGCTCGTCATCACCGTCGGCCAGCGCTGA